The Dethiosulfovibrio peptidovorans DSM 11002 genome has a window encoding:
- a CDS encoding NAD(P)/FAD-dependent oxidoreductase, whose product MEKIVILGGGPAGITASKMLRKNKPDWDVTMVRPEPSSLIYCAIPYVVEGLLEADGVCKSDDIVTETGTKLIKDSATEVDFDKKTVKVSSGDELPYDKLLIALGARPVMPPLEGMAGAKNTFPVKTEEDLRAILKAITPGSRKALVIGAGNIGIEMAQALKKRGLDTYMVEMAKHVLPAMMDGDMVSEVEAGLRDKGIDLITGVGVDSLERRGEVVSKAVLSDEREIVLNDEGEDDLIIVSVGVRPEVDILKGTEIPIGPMGILVNERMETGVPDVWAAGDVCQYRSFLDEEIIGGKLATNAVPMAKVAARNMMGTNWTYDGFVNGAATVVDPLRIGGVGFSEETCVKKGMKVVTGKGKTTTRFPMMPGATEVTVKLIFTEEGKLVGGQVVGGEAVAERIDTLTMAIKAGFSVKDLMSFDYCSQPWQTFFPASNAIVAAAEDGWSKL is encoded by the coding sequence GTGGAGAAGATCGTTATTTTAGGAGGAGGCCCGGCTGGTATAACCGCCTCCAAGATGTTGAGGAAGAACAAGCCGGATTGGGACGTCACCATGGTGAGGCCCGAGCCCTCCAGCCTGATCTATTGCGCCATTCCCTACGTGGTCGAGGGGCTTTTGGAGGCCGACGGGGTGTGCAAGTCGGACGACATAGTCACAGAGACCGGGACCAAGCTGATAAAGGACAGTGCCACCGAGGTGGATTTCGACAAGAAGACGGTGAAGGTCTCCTCCGGCGACGAACTGCCCTACGACAAGCTTCTCATCGCCCTGGGAGCCAGGCCGGTTATGCCCCCTCTGGAGGGAATGGCAGGGGCTAAAAACACCTTTCCCGTAAAGACCGAGGAGGATCTAAGGGCCATACTGAAGGCAATAACCCCCGGCTCTCGGAAGGCTTTAGTTATAGGGGCCGGAAACATCGGCATAGAGATGGCCCAGGCCCTCAAAAAGAGGGGGCTGGACACCTACATGGTGGAGATGGCGAAGCACGTTCTTCCCGCCATGATGGACGGAGATATGGTCTCGGAGGTCGAGGCAGGGCTGAGGGATAAGGGAATAGATCTGATCACCGGAGTGGGGGTAGATTCCCTCGAGAGAAGAGGCGAGGTCGTATCCAAGGCCGTTTTGTCCGACGAAAGGGAGATCGTTCTCAACGACGAAGGGGAGGACGATCTGATCATAGTCTCCGTAGGAGTAAGGCCCGAGGTGGACATATTGAAGGGAACGGAGATCCCCATAGGGCCTATGGGGATACTGGTCAACGAGAGGATGGAGACAGGAGTTCCCGACGTATGGGCCGCCGGGGACGTGTGTCAGTATCGATCCTTCCTGGACGAGGAGATCATCGGAGGCAAGCTGGCGACCAACGCTGTTCCCATGGCCAAGGTGGCGGCCAGAAACATGATGGGAACGAACTGGACCTACGACGGCTTCGTCAACGGAGCAGCCACCGTCGTCGATCCCCTGAGAATCGGAGGAGTGGGCTTTTCCGAGGAGACCTGCGTAAAGAAGGGGATGAAGGTGGTTACGGGAAAGGGTAAGACCACCACCAGGTTCCCCATGATGCCCGGAGCCACCGAGGTGACGGTGAAGTTGATATTCACCGAGGAGGGCAAACTGGTGGGGGGCCAGGTTGTCGGAGGCGAGGCGGTAGCGGAGAGGATCGACACTCTGACCATGGCAATAAAGGCCGGTTTCTCCGTGAAGGATCTGATGTCTTTCGACTACTGCTCCCAGCCCTGGCAGACCTTTTTCCCAGCCTCCAACGCCATAGTGGCGGCGGCAGAGGACGGATGGAGCAAGCTTTAA
- a CDS encoding alanine/ornithine racemase family PLP-dependent enzyme codes for MRYPALIVDREKLKENTSKLAKECHDRGIKVAAVSKVYCGMPEIASVQAESGVDWIADSRLENLAKMRDIDIPKILLRLPMISQARETVELADMSFVSEVDTCRALSKAAVAMKKEHQVLLMVDVGDLREGVWPDRAVDTAREIASMPGLILKGIGTNLSCYGAVLPSPENLGQLVSVADSIESECGIHLDIVSGGNSSSIRLLLSGGIPERINMLRLGESMTIGKETADCTVIPGLHSDVFTFAAEVIELKTKPSIPIGKKGLDAFGHEPVFEDRGLRKRAIVAVGQQDMRLDAISPRDKKTDILGASSDHMILDVTDGERDLKIGDVIEFDLSYGGVLAASTSSYVTKVLL; via the coding sequence ATGAGATATCCCGCGCTTATAGTGGACAGGGAGAAGCTTAAGGAGAACACCTCGAAGCTCGCCAAGGAGTGCCACGATCGGGGGATCAAGGTCGCCGCGGTCAGCAAGGTGTACTGCGGAATGCCTGAGATAGCCTCGGTCCAGGCAGAGTCGGGAGTCGACTGGATCGCCGACAGTCGTCTGGAGAACCTGGCCAAGATGAGGGATATCGACATACCAAAGATACTCCTCCGGCTTCCCATGATCTCCCAGGCCCGAGAGACGGTAGAGCTCGCCGACATGAGCTTCGTCTCCGAGGTGGACACCTGCCGGGCCCTGTCGAAGGCCGCAGTGGCTATGAAAAAGGAACACCAGGTGCTGCTCATGGTGGATGTAGGAGACCTCCGGGAAGGGGTTTGGCCCGACAGGGCTGTGGATACCGCCCGGGAAATAGCGTCCATGCCGGGGCTGATCCTGAAGGGAATCGGGACCAACCTCAGCTGCTACGGAGCGGTGCTTCCCAGTCCGGAAAACCTGGGACAGCTTGTCTCGGTCGCCGACTCCATAGAGTCCGAATGCGGAATCCATCTCGACATAGTCTCCGGAGGAAACTCGTCCTCCATAAGACTGCTTCTCTCAGGGGGCATCCCGGAGAGGATCAACATGCTCCGCCTGGGCGAGTCCATGACCATAGGCAAGGAGACCGCCGACTGCACCGTGATTCCCGGGCTACACAGCGACGTCTTCACCTTCGCCGCCGAGGTCATAGAGCTCAAGACCAAGCCATCGATCCCCATAGGTAAAAAGGGACTGGACGCCTTCGGTCACGAGCCGGTCTTCGAGGACAGAGGTCTCAGAAAGAGGGCCATCGTCGCGGTGGGTCAGCAGGACATGAGGCTCGACGCCATCTCTCCGAGGGACAAGAAGACCGATATCCTCGGAGCCAGCAGCGACCACATGATACTTGACGTGACCGACGGCGAGAGGGACCTGAAGATAGGCGACGTGATTGAGTTCGACCTGTCCTACGGAGGGGTTCTGGCCGCCAGTACCAGTTCCTACGTCACCAAGGTCTTGCTTTAA
- a CDS encoding GlmL-related ornithine degradation protein → MKVAVLVAEIGSTTTVVNAFDGIGGPCPSFIGQGQSYTSVLEGDVTVGLRGAVEDLKSNLGIEDLSWDEMLATSSAAGGLRMSVHGLVYDMTVRAAKEAALGAGGILKHVTAGKMRRTDLKKISEIKPNIILVAGGVDYGERDTALHNFELVAELGLEIPVIYAGNVENQEEVKEIAEEKGIRLYVVENVYPRVDQLNVEPTRAVIQQVFEEHIIHAPGMTTVRDMIDGPILPTPGAVMEAAKVLKEAIGDLVIFDVGGATTDVHSVTEGSEEISRLLVSPEPEAKRTVEGDLGVYVNMRHIVETMGRDELIKDFPDLDELLESAKAIPDTDRAKVFVERLAQEAMLTAMERHAGRLRQLYGASGKRTIAEGKDLTAVKYVIGTGGALTRLPQHRKILSTATTHGKGLELFPKSDAKILVDNDYIMASLGVLSKRYPEDALKLMLSSLHWDEKD, encoded by the coding sequence ATGAAAGTAGCCGTGTTGGTCGCGGAAATAGGGAGCACCACCACGGTGGTCAACGCCTTCGACGGTATCGGCGGTCCCTGCCCCAGTTTCATCGGGCAGGGACAGTCCTACACGTCGGTACTGGAAGGCGATGTCACCGTCGGCCTGAGAGGCGCCGTAGAAGACCTGAAATCCAATCTGGGGATCGAAGATCTATCCTGGGACGAGATGCTTGCCACCTCCAGCGCCGCCGGGGGTCTCAGAATGAGCGTCCACGGCCTGGTCTACGACATGACGGTGAGAGCCGCCAAGGAGGCGGCCCTCGGTGCGGGAGGTATACTCAAGCACGTCACGGCGGGAAAGATGCGTCGTACCGACCTGAAAAAGATCTCCGAGATAAAGCCCAACATAATACTTGTGGCCGGAGGGGTCGACTACGGCGAAAGGGACACGGCGCTTCATAATTTCGAGCTGGTAGCGGAGCTCGGACTGGAGATCCCGGTCATATACGCTGGAAACGTCGAAAACCAGGAAGAGGTAAAAGAGATCGCCGAGGAAAAGGGAATCAGACTCTACGTGGTGGAGAACGTCTATCCCAGGGTCGACCAGCTCAACGTCGAGCCCACCAGAGCGGTCATTCAGCAGGTCTTCGAGGAGCACATCATCCACGCTCCCGGAATGACCACCGTTCGAGACATGATAGACGGCCCCATCCTGCCGACCCCCGGGGCGGTCATGGAGGCCGCCAAGGTGCTCAAGGAAGCCATAGGCGACCTGGTCATCTTCGACGTCGGCGGAGCCACCACCGACGTCCACTCGGTCACAGAGGGAAGCGAGGAGATCTCCCGGCTTCTGGTGAGCCCCGAGCCCGAGGCCAAGAGGACCGTCGAGGGAGACCTGGGAGTCTACGTCAACATGAGACACATAGTCGAGACCATGGGTCGAGACGAGCTGATCAAGGACTTCCCCGACCTGGACGAACTCCTGGAGAGCGCCAAGGCCATACCGGACACGGATCGGGCCAAGGTGTTCGTCGAGAGGCTGGCTCAGGAAGCCATGTTGACCGCCATGGAGAGACACGCCGGAAGGCTTCGCCAGCTCTACGGTGCCTCCGGCAAGAGGACCATCGCCGAGGGCAAGGACCTCACCGCGGTAAAATACGTCATAGGAACGGGAGGGGCCCTCACCAGACTCCCTCAGCACAGAAAGATACTCTCCACCGCCACCACCCACGGCAAGGGACTGGAGTTGTTCCCCAAATCGGACGCTAAGATACTGGTGGACAACGACTACATAATGGCATCCCTGGGAGTGCTGTCAAAACGCTATCCCGAGGACGCCCTGAAGCTCATGCTTTCGAGCCTGCACTGGGACGAGAAAGACTGA
- the oraE gene encoding D-ornithine 4,5-aminomutase subunit OraE has translation MTMNLDPNKRLDVKEILKDLENYRPKRRGWHWREGRNEPRTVGDFEYHETSEGLKNSIPLPGSRGFGYIDPQPDCVITTEIASGRFEDDIRRMRMAAWHGADHLMVIRTAGQSHIDSLIEGTTQGIGGIAVTRKQVRATRKALDAVEEEVGRLINFHSYISGVAGPDIAVMFAEEGVNGAHQDPQYNILYRNVNMVRSFVDACEAKKIMAWADILQIDGAHNANATAMKAWKVRPELMVQHAINSIFSRKVGLKPENIALSTVPPTAPPAPCMRLDLPYAVALRDFFSDYKMRAQQNTKYMESDLREASVTHTLNLVISRLTSADIQSTITPDEGRNVPWHYNNVAGVNTARHALNGLDGFREMVKLDREGPLGDVVRELKERAVLFMEEILEVGGYFKAVEDGFFVDSGYYPERNGDGIARQADGGVGAGMLFQRDPDYFAPVSVHYGYNCIPEEFDGKASAAIGGDTFEDPSKIIFIDELDEHDNVNVRLADLEKYYETNLIKPEVEWRADGIIAVNLFLPVDERTAEFAAIKCGEKMGLEDVTVVHKLAMHPSEGTYVEFKGKVKFDIDINELVIPEKEETLSEEEIRADIAENPIFVVAATVGQDEHSVGLKETLDIKHGGIEGYGIKYLYLGTSCPVEKLVDAAIETNADAILASTIITHDDVHIKNMRKLHELCVEKGIRDKVILACGGTQVTNEIAKDAGMDAGFGRGSKGIDVASFLIKYRRGQVD, from the coding sequence ATGACCATGAATCTCGATCCCAACAAGAGGCTGGACGTAAAGGAAATCCTCAAGGACCTGGAGAATTACAGACCGAAGCGTCGTGGATGGCACTGGAGAGAGGGCAGAAACGAGCCCCGTACCGTGGGAGATTTCGAGTATCATGAGACCTCCGAGGGACTCAAGAACTCGATCCCTCTTCCCGGCAGCCGGGGATTCGGCTACATCGACCCCCAGCCGGACTGCGTCATCACCACGGAGATCGCTTCCGGTCGTTTCGAGGACGACATCCGCAGGATGCGTATGGCCGCCTGGCACGGAGCGGACCACCTCATGGTCATCCGTACCGCCGGACAGTCTCACATAGACTCCCTCATAGAGGGAACCACCCAGGGTATCGGCGGAATAGCCGTTACCAGGAAGCAGGTTAGAGCCACCAGAAAGGCCCTCGACGCAGTCGAGGAAGAGGTGGGGCGTCTCATAAACTTCCACTCCTATATCTCCGGCGTCGCGGGACCTGACATAGCCGTCATGTTCGCCGAGGAAGGGGTCAACGGAGCCCATCAGGATCCCCAATACAACATCCTCTACAGAAACGTCAACATGGTCAGGAGCTTCGTGGACGCCTGCGAGGCCAAGAAGATTATGGCCTGGGCGGACATCCTCCAGATCGACGGAGCCCACAACGCCAACGCCACCGCCATGAAGGCCTGGAAGGTCCGTCCGGAACTCATGGTGCAGCATGCCATAAACAGCATCTTCTCCCGTAAGGTGGGGCTGAAACCGGAGAATATCGCTCTCTCCACCGTTCCTCCGACCGCTCCTCCGGCCCCCTGCATGAGGCTCGACCTGCCCTATGCCGTGGCTCTCAGGGACTTTTTCAGCGACTACAAGATGAGAGCCCAGCAGAACACCAAGTACATGGAGTCGGACCTCAGGGAGGCCTCTGTCACCCACACTCTGAACCTGGTCATCTCCAGGCTCACCAGCGCCGACATCCAGTCCACCATAACCCCCGACGAAGGCCGTAACGTGCCGTGGCATTACAACAACGTGGCGGGGGTCAACACGGCCAGACACGCCCTCAACGGTCTCGACGGATTCAGAGAGATGGTCAAGCTCGACAGAGAGGGACCTCTGGGCGACGTCGTCCGTGAGCTGAAAGAGAGGGCGGTCCTCTTCATGGAGGAGATCCTGGAGGTCGGAGGCTACTTCAAGGCTGTCGAGGACGGCTTCTTCGTCGACAGCGGCTATTATCCCGAGCGTAACGGCGACGGAATAGCCCGCCAGGCCGACGGCGGAGTCGGAGCGGGAATGCTCTTCCAGCGCGATCCTGACTACTTCGCCCCAGTGTCGGTTCACTACGGCTACAACTGCATCCCCGAGGAGTTCGACGGCAAGGCCTCCGCCGCCATAGGGGGAGACACCTTCGAGGATCCCTCCAAGATAATCTTCATAGACGAGCTGGACGAACACGACAACGTCAACGTCCGTCTCGCCGATCTGGAGAAATACTACGAGACCAACCTCATCAAGCCCGAGGTCGAGTGGAGGGCGGATGGAATAATCGCCGTCAACCTCTTCCTGCCGGTGGACGAGCGCACCGCCGAGTTCGCTGCCATAAAGTGCGGCGAGAAGATGGGCCTGGAGGACGTCACGGTCGTCCATAAATTGGCCATGCACCCCTCCGAGGGAACCTATGTCGAGTTCAAGGGCAAGGTCAAGTTCGACATAGACATAAACGAACTGGTCATCCCCGAGAAGGAGGAGACCCTGTCGGAGGAGGAGATCCGGGCGGACATAGCCGAGAACCCGATCTTCGTCGTAGCCGCCACGGTCGGTCAGGACGAGCACTCGGTCGGACTGAAGGAAACCCTGGACATAAAACACGGTGGAATCGAGGGATACGGCATAAAGTACCTCTACCTCGGCACCTCCTGTCCGGTGGAGAAACTGGTGGACGCCGCCATAGAGACCAACGCCGACGCCATACTGGCCTCGACCATAATCACCCACGACGACGTTCACATCAAGAACATGCGCAAGCTTCACGAGCTCTGCGTGGAGAAGGGCATCCGGGATAAGGTGATACTGGCCTGCGGCGGAACCCAGGTTACCAACGAGATAGCCAAGGACGCCGGAATGGACGCCGGTTTCGGCCGGGGATCCAAGGGCATCGACGTAGCCAGCTTCCTTATCAAGTACCGTAGAGGACAGGTGGACTAA
- a CDS encoding ornithine aminomutase subunit alpha — protein MKRTDDFETRRKHLANLTEEELKARFWELAEKMVDPMLEMGRTHTTPAVERSILLRMGFSSLEAKPIVEGVIAKGLMPKGAGNVVWRLSKKLGVSPREAGLALAEGKHWDEAETLFEERG, from the coding sequence ATGAAAAGAACCGATGATTTTGAGACCAGGCGTAAACACCTGGCGAACCTGACCGAAGAAGAACTTAAGGCCCGTTTTTGGGAGCTGGCCGAGAAGATGGTCGATCCCATGTTGGAGATGGGAAGGACCCACACCACCCCTGCGGTTGAGCGTAGTATCCTCCTCAGGATGGGTTTCTCCAGCCTGGAGGCAAAACCCATAGTCGAGGGAGTCATAGCCAAGGGGCTCATGCCCAAGGGAGCGGGCAACGTGGTCTGGCGTCTATCCAAGAAGCTCGGAGTGTCGCCGAGAGAGGCTGGATTGGCTCTGGCAGAGGGTAAGCACTGGGACGAAGCGGAAACCCTCTTCGAGGAAAGGGGATAG
- the ortB gene encoding 2-amino-4-oxopentanoate thiolase subunit OrtB: MTLDMSYEAVMGRKNEIMKKAIGIDYTGFESGGISFDYERMMKEAGYSLEEIQDIQGETGVGNTPLLEMKNITALARKYAPKGKGARIFVKDEAANPSGSFKARRAATAVYHAKKHGYKGVIAATSGNYGAAVASQAAMHGLECIIIQECYDSRMIGQPEILEKQRACEAYGAEVVQLTVGPELFYTFLCLLEETGYFNASLYTPFGIAGVETLGYEIAQQFRDRIGSDPDAVVVTNAGGGNLTGTARGLIKAKSEGTRIIGASVDLSGLHMASDHDFNRKSFTTGHTGFGIPFATWPDRADVPRNAARPLRYMDRYLLVKQGEVFYMTEALAVLEGLERGPAGNTSLTAAFVLAQEMDMDQTIVVQETEYTGAGKHPMPQISFAKQNGVEVLFGDPDSEVPGKNIVFPDDPGSIKLREFDLEKARRSYIRNSVVKCGVTGEVSAEDVSFLAVETKTDEGFVRSVLTDL; encoded by the coding sequence ATGACCCTTGACATGTCCTATGAGGCCGTAATGGGCCGCAAGAACGAAATAATGAAGAAGGCCATCGGCATAGACTATACCGGCTTCGAGAGCGGCGGCATCTCCTTCGACTACGAAAGGATGATGAAGGAGGCCGGTTACTCCCTCGAAGAGATCCAGGATATTCAGGGAGAGACGGGTGTCGGGAACACTCCTCTGCTGGAGATGAAGAACATCACGGCCCTGGCGAGGAAATACGCCCCGAAGGGCAAGGGAGCCAGGATCTTCGTCAAGGACGAGGCGGCTAACCCCTCCGGCAGTTTCAAGGCCCGCAGGGCCGCCACCGCCGTTTATCACGCCAAGAAGCACGGCTACAAGGGCGTCATAGCCGCCACCAGCGGCAACTACGGAGCCGCCGTGGCCTCTCAGGCCGCCATGCATGGTCTGGAATGCATAATAATTCAGGAATGTTATGATAGTAGGATGATAGGTCAGCCGGAGATACTGGAGAAGCAGAGGGCCTGCGAGGCATACGGTGCCGAGGTCGTCCAGCTCACGGTAGGTCCCGAGCTGTTCTATACCTTTCTCTGTCTTCTGGAGGAGACGGGCTACTTCAACGCATCCCTCTATACTCCCTTCGGGATAGCCGGAGTGGAGACCCTGGGATACGAGATAGCCCAGCAGTTCAGGGACAGAATAGGTTCCGATCCCGACGCCGTGGTTGTCACCAACGCCGGAGGCGGCAACCTTACCGGAACGGCCAGAGGGCTGATCAAGGCCAAGTCGGAGGGGACCAGGATAATCGGTGCTTCGGTGGATCTCTCCGGGCTTCACATGGCCTCGGATCACGACTTCAACCGCAAGTCCTTCACCACCGGCCACACCGGCTTCGGCATACCCTTCGCCACATGGCCCGATCGGGCGGATGTGCCGAGAAACGCCGCCCGTCCTCTGCGCTATATGGACCGCTATCTGCTGGTCAAGCAGGGCGAGGTCTTCTACATGACCGAGGCTCTAGCCGTGCTGGAAGGGCTGGAGAGGGGACCGGCAGGCAACACGTCCCTGACCGCCGCCTTCGTGTTGGCCCAGGAGATGGACATGGATCAGACCATCGTGGTCCAGGAGACCGAGTACACCGGAGCGGGCAAGCACCCTATGCCTCAGATAAGCTTCGCCAAGCAAAACGGCGTGGAGGTACTCTTCGGCGATCCCGACAGCGAGGTTCCGGGCAAGAACATAGTCTTCCCCGACGACCCCGGCTCCATCAAGCTCAGGGAGTTCGACCTGGAGAAGGCCCGCAGATCCTACATCCGCAACTCCGTCGTTAAGTGCGGAGTTACCGGCGAGGTATCGGCCGAGGACGTCTCGTTCCTGGCCGTCGAGACCAAAACCGACGAGGGCTTCGTCCGTTCCGTTCTGACCGATCTTTGA
- the ortA gene encoding 2-amino-4-oxopentanoate thiolase subunit OrtA — MEQARKGDWVQVRQTVLTPEGRAPQVPDDTKKTPLLLWVKGFAQSDGKIGDDITVETMTGRKVTGELCAIDPRYVHDFGDFVPEFLKVDVQLKKLMKGEVAR; from the coding sequence ATGGAACAGGCAAGAAAAGGAGACTGGGTCCAGGTCCGCCAGACGGTCCTGACCCCCGAAGGTAGGGCGCCTCAGGTGCCGGACGACACGAAGAAGACCCCTCTTCTGCTCTGGGTGAAGGGATTCGCCCAGTCCGACGGCAAGATCGGAGACGATATAACCGTCGAGACCATGACCGGCAGGAAGGTAACGGGAGAGCTCTGCGCCATCGATCCCCGCTACGTCCACGACTTCGGCGACTTCGTTCCCGAGTTCCTCAAGGTGGACGTCCAGCTCAAGAAGCTCATGAAGGGGGAGGTGGCGAGATGA
- the ord gene encoding 2,4-diaminopentanoate dehydrogenase, producing the protein MRKENVKVIIWGLGAMGRGMAEMMLKKTGFEIVGVVGRGAKLGKSMYDFLDMPRGDRPDVLIGAAEDVIVPGAADVVLLCTDSFVKGAFDKIKFVVERKINVVSSAEEMAYPKAQEPELAAEIDKLAKANGVTVLGTGINPGLMMDLLVVLFTGACESVDHIIARRVNSLSPFGPAVMEEQGIGITEDEFRTKSANGELAGHVGFSESINMIADAIGWKVEKFSQTMEPIVTHVDRKSPYGFAKAGDVAGCSMKGFGTVDGEVKIEMDHPQQIEPQLGGVDTGDYVIIKGTPDVNMANKPEIPGGIGTIAMCVNMIPHVINSRPGLKTMLDLPVPRAIMGDVRAMIEED; encoded by the coding sequence ATGCGTAAGGAGAACGTTAAGGTAATCATTTGGGGTCTTGGTGCGATGGGCAGAGGTATGGCGGAGATGATGCTCAAGAAGACCGGATTCGAGATAGTCGGCGTCGTAGGCCGCGGTGCCAAGTTGGGCAAGAGCATGTACGATTTCCTCGATATGCCCAGAGGGGACCGCCCCGACGTCCTTATCGGAGCCGCCGAGGACGTCATCGTTCCCGGAGCCGCCGATGTGGTGCTTCTCTGCACCGATTCCTTCGTCAAGGGTGCCTTCGACAAGATAAAGTTCGTCGTCGAGAGGAAGATCAACGTGGTCTCCAGCGCCGAGGAGATGGCCTATCCCAAGGCTCAGGAGCCGGAGCTGGCCGCAGAAATAGACAAGCTGGCCAAGGCCAACGGAGTCACCGTCCTCGGCACCGGCATCAACCCCGGCCTGATGATGGACCTGCTGGTCGTCCTCTTCACCGGTGCCTGCGAATCGGTCGACCACATCATAGCCCGCAGGGTCAACAGCCTGTCCCCCTTCGGTCCGGCCGTTATGGAGGAACAGGGCATAGGCATCACTGAGGACGAGTTCCGTACCAAGAGCGCCAACGGCGAGCTGGCCGGACACGTCGGTTTCTCCGAATCGATCAACATGATCGCCGACGCCATCGGCTGGAAGGTCGAGAAGTTCTCCCAGACCATGGAGCCAATCGTCACCCATGTGGACCGCAAGTCTCCCTACGGCTTCGCCAAGGCCGGAGACGTGGCCGGATGTTCCATGAAGGGCTTCGGAACTGTCGACGGCGAGGTCAAAATAGAGATGGATCACCCCCAGCAGATAGAGCCCCAGCTCGGCGGAGTCGACACCGGAGACTACGTCATCATAAAGGGCACCCCGGACGTCAACATGGCCAACAAGCCGGAGATCCCTGGTGGAATTGGCACCATCGCTATGTGCGTCAACATGATCCCTCACGTCATCAACTCCCGTCCGGGTCTCAAGACCATGCTGGACCTGCCGGTGCCCAGAGCAATAATGGGCGACGTCAGGGCCATGATCGAGGAGGATTAG
- the nhaC gene encoding Na+/H+ antiporter NhaC, with product MNASEGRRPSFMEAAVLLIICAGLISYGVLKLGADAHIPIILSAVLVSLWGAFVLKFPWQSIEEGIIQGITMALQAILILMMVGLVIGSWIQSGVVPSLIYYGLDILSPKIFLLATLVICAVVALATGTSWGTSGTVGIALMGVGAGLGIPAPVTAGIIISGAYFGDKMSPLSDTTNLAPAVAGTDLFTHIRAMIWTTGPTFLIVAAITIFLGNKYSGGTLDISKIQAIQAVMAGEFHISLMGLVPPLIVIGLAVAKIPALPGLFAGILFACGMSLFQGFGFGDVIGALHYGYEATVSGQIAAAETIDAVSQLMAQGSITGVSPELAKDAGVMLSDLLTRGGLDSMMWTISLILSALSFGGIMERCGFLEVLLQTILKGVKSVGGMVTSVLASCFICNLFLGDQYLSIVMPGRMFKNAFEEKGLHAKMLSRTLEDAGTLTSVLIPWNTCGAYNASVLGVPTLEYLPYAFMNYLNPIVAIVMTYLNIGVFWQEGKEPKKA from the coding sequence ATGAATGCATCTGAAGGCCGAAGACCCAGCTTTATGGAGGCGGCGGTACTGCTGATCATCTGCGCCGGTCTCATAAGCTACGGGGTTCTGAAACTGGGGGCGGACGCCCATATTCCCATCATACTGTCCGCCGTACTGGTGTCGCTCTGGGGCGCTTTCGTTCTCAAGTTTCCCTGGCAGTCCATAGAGGAAGGCATCATTCAGGGAATAACCATGGCCCTGCAGGCCATTTTGATACTTATGATGGTAGGTCTGGTCATAGGCTCCTGGATACAGAGCGGAGTCGTTCCCAGCCTGATCTACTACGGGCTTGATATTCTATCTCCCAAGATATTCCTTCTCGCCACCCTGGTTATCTGTGCCGTGGTCGCCCTGGCCACCGGTACGTCCTGGGGCACCTCCGGAACCGTCGGCATAGCCCTCATGGGGGTCGGAGCCGGACTGGGCATACCGGCACCGGTTACCGCCGGTATCATCATCTCCGGAGCCTACTTCGGAGACAAGATGTCCCCTCTGTCCGACACGACCAACCTGGCTCCCGCCGTCGCAGGGACCGACCTCTTCACCCACATAAGGGCCATGATCTGGACCACCGGCCCGACCTTCCTCATAGTGGCAGCCATAACCATCTTCCTGGGCAACAAATATTCCGGCGGAACCCTGGACATAAGCAAGATCCAGGCCATCCAGGCAGTCATGGCCGGAGAGTTCCACATAAGCCTGATGGGACTGGTTCCGCCTCTTATCGTCATAGGTCTCGCTGTAGCTAAGATCCCCGCTCTGCCGGGACTTTTCGCCGGAATCCTCTTCGCCTGCGGTATGTCCCTCTTCCAGGGATTCGGCTTCGGCGACGTAATAGGAGCCCTTCACTACGGCTACGAGGCCACAGTTTCCGGCCAGATAGCGGCGGCGGAGACAATCGACGCCGTATCCCAGCTCATGGCCCAGGGCAGCATCACCGGGGTAAGCCCCGAACTGGCCAAGGACGCAGGGGTTATGCTGTCCGACCTGCTCACCAGAGGCGGCCTGGATTCCATGATGTGGACCATCTCTCTAATACTCTCCGCCCTTTCCTTCGGCGGTATCATGGAACGCTGCGGCTTCCTCGAGGTCCTTCTCCAGACCATCCTCAAGGGCGTCAAGAGCGTCGGCGGAATGGTTACCTCGGTTCTGGCCTCCTGCTTCATCTGCAACCTGTTCCTTGGAGACCAGTATCTCTCCATAGTCATGCCAGGACGTATGTTCAAAAACGCATTCGAAGAAAAGGGACTCCACGCTAAAATGCTCTCCAGGACGTTGGAGGACGCCGGTACTCTGACATCGGTCCTCATTCCGTGGAACACCTGCGGGGCCTACAACGCTTCCGTCCTTGGAGTTCCCACGCTGGAGTACCTTCCCTACGCCTTCATGAACTACCTCAACCCCATCGTGGCCATAGTCATGACCTACCTGAACATCGGGGTTTTCTGGCAGGAAGGCAAGGAGCCCAAGAAGGCCTGA